Genomic DNA from Synechococcus sp. MU1643:
CGCGGAGCTGAGGCTGTTTATTCCGAAGCCGGTCAGGCCGAGGTGAAGGCCCTGGTGAGCTTTTACATGGAGAACGCCGCAATCATTCGCCGACAACTCACTGCCGCAGGTCTCACCGTCTATGGGGGCGAACACGCCCCTTACGTCTGGATCAAGACCCCTGAGGGCGTCGACTCCTGGGGCTTCTTTGACCATCTGCTCAACAAAGCCAACGTGGTCGGCACACCCGGCAGCGGCTTTGGCGCCGCTGGAGAGGGGTATTTCCGCTTGTCTGCCTTCAACAGCCGTTCCAATGTGGATGAGGCCATGGCCCGGATCAAGGCCCTGTGAACCGCTCCCTTTCCCTATTCCCTTTAGATTGCAAACGCTTCGGGTTAATGGTCATGGCGGTGGACTCTCCCAGCCAAAAACCAGGTGGTGCAGCCGTTCTGGACAAAGCGACAGAGCGGGTTCGCAAGCGGTCACCCCGTTACAAGGTGCTGCTGCACAACGATCCGGTGAATTCCATGGAATACGTGGTGGCCACCCTTCAGCAGGTTGTGCCTCAACTCAGCGAGCAGGACTGCATGGCCGTGATGCTGGAGGCCCACAACACCGGCGTGGGATTGGTAATTGTGTGTGACATCGAACCGGCTGAGTTCTATTGCGAGACCTTGAAGGCCAAGGGACTGACCAGTTCCATCGAGCCTGAAAACTAGAGCGATGCAGAAAGCGCTGAACAGGTTTCTCCTGCTTCAGCCGGAATGGCTGCCCACTGTTCTTTTCATTCCTCTGCTTTACGCGTTGGGGTGGATGGCAGCGGTCCCGTTAACACTCGTTGGGCTGCCAACAGATCAGGTCTCTCTCACCGGAACCGTCTTGAGTTTCGTGCTGTTCATCGCGCTGATGCCTCGATGGGTTGCCGTGCGTTGGTCCGCTGAGAAACCTTGGGCAACCTTGGGCATCTGCCGAGCAAACCCACAAGAACAACCCGCGCCTGCAGCTGCTCTTCTTAAAGGCCTTCTCATTGCCGCAGGGCTGCTGACGGTGATCACTAGCGTCGTTCTGATCGAAGGCTCGGGAGTTTGGCGAGGCGAAGTGGATGGAAGCCACTTCGCGAATGCTGTGTTGCTCTGCCTCGGCGTTGGCTTTGCAGAGGAATTAATTTTCCGCAGCTGGCTCTGGGCGGAACTCAATCGAATGATGGGCTCGCGTCGTGGAGCTGTTGCTCAAGCCAGCATCTTCAGCCTCGTTCACACGCGTTTCAACCTGGGGCTGGGTGCCATGAGCGGCCTACTCATCGGCCTGTTTCTGCTGGGAATGGTTCTTGCCAAACAGCGACAAGCAGACCTGGGTTCCCTTTGGGGCTGTATCGGCCTGCATGGAGGGCTGGTCGCTGGATGGTTTTTACTCCAGAGCGGCTTGCTTCAGCTGTCAACCAATGCCCCGTCGTGGTTGGTGGGCCCAGGAGGGAGCGCCCCAAATCCACTGGGGGGAGCAGTCGGACTGATTAGTTTGCTGTTCCTGCTGCTGATTCAGCGCACAGCCGTTGCCAAGGCAGCTCGACCTGCCACAGGGGCTCGCAATGCTTCATGAAGCGAAGCCACTCCATAATCCCTTTCGAGGAGTGACATCACTGTGCGACCGAAATCCGCAGGATTGCGATCGAAAGCCTCGAGACACACCCGACCAAAGGTGCTCCCCATCGGCTCAGGGTTCCAGAGAAGCTTGCGCGCCGTCCACGGCATCATGCTCATCGGGTTGTAACCGGGCTTGATCCAACCCTGATCAAACCCGTACTGCTCAAGGTGGGTGTGGGGCTGCAAGCCAATAAAAAAGATCGCTGGCTCAACCAAATCAGCGCCGAAAATGGCCTCTAGCTCACGGTGGTAAGCCACGGTCTGACGGATCGTTTCTGGCCGCTCATCGATCACGTTGAAGGAGTAATTCACCGACACGTGATCGCGGAAGCCCGCATCCGCCAGCATCCGGCAACTCTCCAGAACGGTGCGCAGGTTGTAGCCCATGCGCATCTTGCGGACAAGCTCCTGAGAGCCGGATGTAATGCCGATCTCGAAATAGCTCATGCCGGTCTCCACCATGAGCTGAGCCAATTCGGGATCCAGATTGTCGGCGCGGATGTAGGCGGCCCAACGAATGCCGGTGAGTCCCTCAGCCTTGATCGCCCGTAGCAGTTCCTTGGCGTCTTCGATGTAGCGCCGCGCGGGAATGAACTGAGCATCGGTGAACCAGAAACCACGCACACCGCGGTCGTAAAGCTGGCGCATCTCTTTCACCACCTCATCTACTGGGTTGAGGCGCACCTGCTTGCCTTCCACCACCGTGTAGACGCAGTAACAACAGTTGTGGGGGCAGCCGCGCTTGGTCTGAACTCCCACATAGAAGTCCCCACCTTCGAGGTACCAATCGAGCTGAGGCCAGATTGAAGCGATGTAGTCGTAGTTGCAGGCGGTTTTGGGCCGACTTTCCGGCTGCTCATGGATCAGACCTGAACGTGGCTTCTCGCCCACCACGAAGCAACGTTCGCTCTCGAGGGAGTGACCCTGGATCAACTTCTCAAGAAGTGGCTCTCCCTCACCAATGGAGACAACTGTTCCCTTAGGGAGTGACTTGCCGAGTTGCTCATAGAACACACTGACGGCCCCACCGCCAAGTACGGCTCTGGCCGCCGGCTGGTGGCGGCGGGCACGTTTCAAGCCCTGAAACACCAAACGTTGGTTTCTGCGCAGCTCGCCGTAATGGCTGCTCATCAACTGAAGCCCGCCTAAGGCTCCATGCAGACGCTTCAGAGGATTGCGGGCATAGAACACCTCGAACGAGTTCTGTAGAGGATTACCCCCTCGTCCATCGACCGGCGCATAGATCTGGATGTCTCTCCAGGAAAAAACCAACAGCGTGGGCTTGAACTGGTCAACGGTGGCGTCCAGCACGCGATGAACATCGAGCACCGGCAGAGCCGCGAGATCCAGGATGCGTTGGGGCATCTCCGGGAAACACTTGTGCAGATGGTCGGCGAGATAGATAGGCCCGATCGGGAAGATCGGATTGCAGGGCAGCCGCACCAGCAACACCCGTTCTTGTTGTGGTGCCACGTCAGCTGCCATCGGGATTCGGGACGCTAACAAGCGCCGAAGCAAGAGGCGCCTGGACCCTCTTCACAACAGCTTCATAAAGCTGGCGACACACAGCGCAAACTTACGTTACACTCGCAATCAGGCAGGGCTTTCCTGCCCTTCCTTAAACCGTT
This window encodes:
- the clpS gene encoding ATP-dependent Clp protease adapter ClpS, with amino-acid sequence MVMAVDSPSQKPGGAAVLDKATERVRKRSPRYKVLLHNDPVNSMEYVVATLQQVVPQLSEQDCMAVMLEAHNTGVGLVIVCDIEPAEFYCETLKAKGLTSSIEPEN
- a CDS encoding CPBP family intramembrane glutamic endopeptidase yields the protein MQKALNRFLLLQPEWLPTVLFIPLLYALGWMAAVPLTLVGLPTDQVSLTGTVLSFVLFIALMPRWVAVRWSAEKPWATLGICRANPQEQPAPAAALLKGLLIAAGLLTVITSVVLIEGSGVWRGEVDGSHFANAVLLCLGVGFAEELIFRSWLWAELNRMMGSRRGAVAQASIFSLVHTRFNLGLGAMSGLLIGLFLLGMVLAKQRQADLGSLWGCIGLHGGLVAGWFLLQSGLLQLSTNAPSWLVGPGGSAPNPLGGAVGLISLLFLLLIQRTAVAKAARPATGARNAS
- a CDS encoding photosystem II high light acclimation radical SAM protein, with the protein product MAADVAPQQERVLLVRLPCNPIFPIGPIYLADHLHKCFPEMPQRILDLAALPVLDVHRVLDATVDQFKPTLLVFSWRDIQIYAPVDGRGGNPLQNSFEVFYARNPLKRLHGALGGLQLMSSHYGELRRNQRLVFQGLKRARRHQPAARAVLGGGAVSVFYEQLGKSLPKGTVVSIGEGEPLLEKLIQGHSLESERCFVVGEKPRSGLIHEQPESRPKTACNYDYIASIWPQLDWYLEGGDFYVGVQTKRGCPHNCCYCVYTVVEGKQVRLNPVDEVVKEMRQLYDRGVRGFWFTDAQFIPARRYIEDAKELLRAIKAEGLTGIRWAAYIRADNLDPELAQLMVETGMSYFEIGITSGSQELVRKMRMGYNLRTVLESCRMLADAGFRDHVSVNYSFNVIDERPETIRQTVAYHRELEAIFGADLVEPAIFFIGLQPHTHLEQYGFDQGWIKPGYNPMSMMPWTARKLLWNPEPMGSTFGRVCLEAFDRNPADFGRTVMSLLERDYGVASLHEALRAPVAGRAALATAVR